In the Candidatus Polarisedimenticolia bacterium genome, TCATCGACAGGAACTCGTCGCGTGAGTAGCCGTACAGCTCGACCGCCGCGGCGTTCACCGCCAGGAACGCGAGGCTCTCCTCGTCGAAGACCCACATCGGGCAGGGGTTCTGTTCGAAGAACAGGCTTGCCCCCGGGTCGAGCATCGTGGGTGCGGGAGCCGGGAGTCGAGGCATTCAGTTGGCCGTCCGGAAGCGTTGGAAAGAAGCAGCGGACCCGATGCCAGATCTTGCGCCCGGATGCGGCCGGAAGTCAATGTTCTAGCCACCCCTCGCGGAGAATTCCCTGTACGCCCCTCCCCGGTGGGCCCGGTGACTTTGCCCGGGACCCCGGGGATGGCCGCACCACGGGGGATGTCGCGCCACGAATGCTTGACTTGGGCGAATCGGCTCGCGTACGATGAGACCCGACCGAAGCTGTTGACGGTCAAGCGGATAGTGCGCGGTGGGACCCTTCAGGTGGAGGCCGCGCATGGTTCCGGCCCGGTCGTCACCGGGCCGCCTTCCTGGGCGCCCCAGGCGCCACGAGTCGATCGTTGTCGTCGCGCATCGCCACCGGGCCGATCGGGGTTTCCGACTCGATCCGGGCACGAGTTCGCACCGACCCCTCGCTGCTCGAAGAAGGGCTGCGTCTCCTCGACCATGACGTCCAGGCCGGCGAAGCCGGGCCCATCGACGCGATCGCCGTCGATCGGGCCGGCAGCCTGGTGATTATCTCCATCACGCCGCCCGACATCGATCGCGCCATCGCGCGAATCCTCGATTTGAAGGCCTGGTCGACCGACCAGCGCGACCTGCTGGGCCGGCTGTACGCCGGCCACGGCGTGGCCATCGAACGCCCCATCCGCTTCCTGCTTCTGGCGCCCGCGCTCCCGCACGCGCTTCTGCGGCGCCTGGCGTTGATCCCGATCGAGGTCACGCTCCACCTGGCCCGTCCGGTCGCCTTCGAGGACGGCATGCGCATCGCCATCGAGCCCGCGGCGTCCATCCTGGGCCTGGACGCCGACGCGGCGCCGCACGCTCACGCCCGGCGGTCGGCGAACCCTGCGACGGCGACGCACGCCGCGCCCGCCCCGCACATGAGTCCCCCGGCAGACATCCAATCCGAGGCTCAGGCCGCGCCGGCCCCGCGCGCTCAGACGAAGCCCAACGGGCGGGAAGCCCCCGCCACCGACGCCACGCCCTTCTGGCCCGATGAGGTCCTCCCGCCGGAGGGCTCCGACGAAAAGACGGTGCCTATCCAGCCCGCGATGGAGCTGGATGCGGGGGAGCCGATCTGGCCGGCCTCTCCGGACGATCGTTTCCCCTGGGAGCTGCCGGGCGATCCCCTCCCGGATTCCGACGAGCCCGTGCCGCTGCCCGAGGCCCCGGAGGCCATCTTCGAGACCCTGACGGCCGAGGAGATGCAGGAGTTCGCCCGCTTCGACAAGCAGCGCCGGGAGCGCGACGGGAGGTCTTCCTGAAGGAGCATCGTTGACGCGTCGTCGCCTTGGACGGGGGCTGGGCGATCTGGGCGCCGCACCCTTCGTGTCCTCGCGCTTTGCGAAGCCGGAGCTCACGCTCGTTCAGGACTACGGAGTCGGCGGCCCGGCGGCGGGACGGCGTCCCGTCATCCTCTGCGTCACGAGCGGCAAAGGGGGCACGGGGAAGTCGGTCCTCACCAGCAATCTCGCCGTGCATCTCGCCGCGTCGGGGCTCAGGGTCGTGGCGGTCGACGCCGACATGGGGCTGGCGAACCTGCACCTGCTTCTGGGGGTGCAGCCGCAGCGCACGGTCATGGAGGTGATCGAGTCGGGCGCGACGCTCGACGAGGTCGCCGAGACGGGGCCTCTGGGCGTGCGCCTGGCCGCCGGCGGCTCGGGGCGGCCCGACATGGCCGACCTGCACCCCGCACGCCTGGCCCGGCTGGTCGCCGCCATGGACGCCGAGGGGGATCGCGCCGAGGTCGTGCTGGTCGACACCGGCGCCGGCATCGGCCGCGCGACGACCTCGTTTCTCTACGCGCTAGGGGAGATCGTCGTGGTCACCACTCCCGACCTCACGGCCATGACGGACGGCTATGCCGTCATCAAGAACGTGGCGCACAACAATCCGTCGGCGCGCATCTTCGTCGTCGTGAACCGGGCCAAGAGCGCGGTCGAGGGGCTCGAGGTCTTCGGCAAGATCGATCGGGTCAGCCAGCGCTTCCTGCGGCGGCCGCTGTTCTACCTGGGGCACGTCCTGAACGATGCGCGCGTGGGGGCCTCGGTCGCCTGCCGCATTCCGATCGTCCTGAACCAGCCGGCTGCGCCGGCCTCGGCCTGCTTCCGGGGCGTCGGCCGGAAGCTCCTGATCGAGATCGACCGGAAGCGCGGCGTCACGTCCGCGGGCGCCGGCACGCTCGCCGGCCCGGATCGCGCGGGCACGCTCGCCGGCGCGGACGGCGCGGTCGCCCCGCGCGCGACGTCACGACCGGCGGTCCCTCCGGAGCGAGGCCCCGAATGCGCGTGATCGCCATCGCCAACCAGAAGGGGGGCTGCGGCAAGACGACGACCGCCATCAACCTGGGCGCCTGCCTGGCGCGCCTCGGCCGGCGGACCCTCGTCGTCGATCTCGATCCGCAGGCCCATGCCTCGCTCGGGCTGAGCCGCGGCCGGCCCGATCTCGACGGCGCCACGGTCTACGACGCCCTCCTGGGGACCGGCAGCTTCAAGGACGTGGTCCGCCGCGTGTCGGAGAACCTCGACCTGGCCCCCTCGAACCCCCGCCTGATGCTGGCGGAGCAGCGCCTGCACCTCCTGCCGCACGGCGAGGAGACGCTCGATCGGGCGCTGGCCTCGGTGGACGACCTGTACGACTTCGTCCTGGTCGACTGCCCGCCGACCGGCGGCCTGCTCACCGCCAATGCCGTGCGCGCCGCGCACGAGACGATCATCACCGTCGACACCGGTTTCTTCGCCCTGTACGGCGTCAGCCAGCTCCTGCAGTTCATCGAAGGCTCGTCCGGCGGCAACGGGCGGGCGCGGAAGGTCCGCGCGCTCGCGACGCTTCACGATCAGAGAACGACGTTCGGCAAGGAGATCCTCAAGGACCTGAACGGCTACTTCGGCGAGGCGCTCTATGGCACCGTCATCCACGCCAACGTGAAGCTGAAGGAGGCCTCGAGCTTCGGCGTGCCGATCGTGGACTACGACCCGCACGCCCGCGGCTGCAAGGACTACATGGCCCTGGCGCAGGAGGTGGTGTCCGAATGCTGATGCCTGGGACACAGACGGAGGCGCGCGACTCATGAGCGGACGCGAGACCCGCGATCGGCAGGTGATGACTCTCCTCGTCCAGTTGTTCGGCCGCGACGTGATGGACCGCCTGGCGGGCGCCGGGTTCGACGCCCCCGCGGCCATGGCCCGGGCCGGCGCCGACCGGCTCGCGGCCGAAGCGGGCATCCCCATCGCCATCGCGCGGCGCGTCGCCATCGTCGTCGAGGAGGCCCCCGGACCGGCGACTGCAGCGCGCAAGGAGCCCGCGGCTCAACCGGGATCCGCGGCACGGACGGCGCCCGCTCCCGCCCCCCAGCCGCAACCCGCGGCGCCGATGGAGCCTTCCCCCCAGCCACGATCGGCGGCGCGAACGGAACCGGGCGTTCGGCCGGACTCCGCAGCGCGGTCGAAACCCGTGGAGCGGGATGAATCGGCGATGCTGATGGAGCCCGCCACCCCGTCCGAGTCCCCCACCGTCAAGCTGGAGCGCCGGCCCGCCAGGCCCGGCTCCCGCAAGCGCAGCGAGCCGCGTGTCGCGGTCGAGCCCATCACACCGCCGACTCCGGCCGTGCCAACTCCTGCGGTGCCGCCGCCGGCAGAGCCTGCCTCGCCGGCTGCGCCCGCTTCGTCGGTCGCGTCCCCTTCGTCGGCAGCGTCGACCGCACGCGGAAGCTATCTCGATGAAGGGGATCCGTTCGTGGACGACGTGGCGCTCGTCTCCTGGATGGGGCTGAGCTCGCATCAACCCGACGGGCGGGTCGCGTTCACGGTCTCCGATACGATCCTGGATCCCGCGGAAGATGATGGGAAAACACCGGCGGGACGGGAGGCGGCCGACGGCGCGGAGCCCGAGCGGCCCCGGCCCCCCCAAGCTGCCCCGGTCGTGCCGCCGGCGCGCCCATCCACGATCTCCGGGTCGTTCTGGACCTTTGGACGCCCTGCCGATCCGACACCTCCCCCCAGCAGCCGCAAGCCTGAATCGCAGCCCCCGGCCGCCACGCCGCGCAGGAGAAAGCACGATGGCCACTAGTCGCCAGCCACGTCACCCTTCGCCACCGCCCGCAGGCGATGTCGCCGGCGAGCGGAAGCGCATTCCTCTGCCGCCGCTACCCCACTTCCGAAGCGCCCAGGCGAAGCAGCCCGCCATTCCAGCGGACCCGGGCGGGATGCGCATCGCCCCACCCGTGGCGCCTCCCGCCGCGTCGCCTGTCAATCCGCGCGTCGCGACGCCGGCCGCGGCAGCGCCGGCGGGGGCCGTGTCCCATCTCGAGATGTCCGAGCTTCTGTCCCCCGGCCACGAAGGCGGGATCACCCCGGTCATCGAAGGCTTTGCCCCGCAACGCACCGGCGCAACCGGCGCGACCATCCTGAACAACCTGGTGGACGAGATCGAAAAGGGTCTCGAGAGGGACCTGGCCCGGATCCCGCTCGAGATCGCGCAGCAGCACTACCGCCGCGTTGTGCCGTGCCACTTCGGCCCGGGCGCGGCGCCCGAGAGGAGGGCACGCGAATGATCCGGTTCCAGCTCGACGATTTCACCCTTCTCGAGAAGGCCCCCACGTCGGCCGGCGCCCTGCGGACCAAGCTGGGCGAGATGCTGATCAGCTCGACGTCGGCGCGGGTGCAGATCGACTCGGTCAACCCGCAGACCGGCGAGTACCGCCTGGTCCTCCTGGGGACGCTCGATCTCGAGAAGACACCGTTCGACAGGATCTGAACGCACCACACGCCATCAGGGAGACCGCGTCATGCCGCGCTTCCGGTTGCAGGATCTTCCCAGCCTCGAGTCCTCGCCCACCTCGCCCGCGACCCTCGGGGCGAAGGTCGGCGACCTGATCGTCCATTCCGTCA is a window encoding:
- a CDS encoding ParA family protein, translating into MRVIAIANQKGGCGKTTTAINLGACLARLGRRTLVVDLDPQAHASLGLSRGRPDLDGATVYDALLGTGSFKDVVRRVSENLDLAPSNPRLMLAEQRLHLLPHGEETLDRALASVDDLYDFVLVDCPPTGGLLTANAVRAAHETIITVDTGFFALYGVSQLLQFIEGSSGGNGRARKVRALATLHDQRTTFGKEILKDLNGYFGEALYGTVIHANVKLKEASSFGVPIVDYDPHARGCKDYMALAQEVVSEC
- a CDS encoding P-loop NTPase; its protein translation is MTRRRLGRGLGDLGAAPFVSSRFAKPELTLVQDYGVGGPAAGRRPVILCVTSGKGGTGKSVLTSNLAVHLAASGLRVVAVDADMGLANLHLLLGVQPQRTVMEVIESGATLDEVAETGPLGVRLAAGGSGRPDMADLHPARLARLVAAMDAEGDRAEVVLVDTGAGIGRATTSFLYALGEIVVVTTPDLTAMTDGYAVIKNVAHNNPSARIFVVVNRAKSAVEGLEVFGKIDRVSQRFLRRPLFYLGHVLNDARVGASVACRIPIVLNQPAAPASACFRGVGRKLLIEIDRKRGVTSAGAGTLAGPDRAGTLAGADGAVAPRATSRPAVPPERGPECA